The region TCTCTTTTACTTTCATCTTTAGTAGCAAGATTCCAAGGAGCACTCTCTTCAACATATTTGTTCACCATTCTTATCACTTCCCAAATATTAAATAAAGCCTCTTGAAACTTAAAACTGTCTAGTGCAGATTCTACATTAGCATCTAAAGTAAGCACTGCCTTTTTTAATTCTCTCTCTCTATCAGAATAAACACTCTCAACCTCTTCTGGAAGAATACCGTCAAAATATTTGCCAAGCATTGTAGTAATTCTATGCCACAAATTACCATAATCATTAGCCAAATCGCTGTTAATTCTCTTTAAGAAAATCTCTTGTGAATAAAATCCATCGACACCAAAATTAATCTCTCTCATAAGAAAATATCTTAAAGCATCAACACCGTATTTATCTATTAAAGCATTAGGATCAACAACATTTCCCCTACTCTTACTCATCTTCTTACCATCGTCAAAAAGTACCCAGCCATGACCAAATACTTTTTTAGGAAGCGGTATATCAAGCATTTTAAGCATT is a window of Brachyspira sp. SAP_772 DNA encoding:
- a CDS encoding class I tRNA ligase family protein; this encodes KKDDGKCYCPDCEKELEYKEEECYYLKLSEFGDWLINYYKEHPEFLXPKERQNEMLKNFLLPGLEDLAVTRKGLKWGIPCPIDNEHSIYVWIDALSNYITALGYSEEDELYKKYWPCDVHFVGKEIVRFHAIIWPIMLKMLDIPLPKKVFGHGWVLFDDGKKMSKSRGNVVDPNALIDKYGVDALRYFLMREINFGVDGFYSQEIFLKRINSDLANDYGNLWHRITTMLGKYFDGILPEEVESVYSDRERELKKAVLTLDANVESALDSFKFQEALFNIWEVIRMVNKYVEESAPWNLATKDESKR